A part of candidate division WOR-3 bacterium genomic DNA contains:
- a CDS encoding RNA-binding protein codes for MSQRIFVGNLPFSATEEQLTELFSKHGEVVSASIVKDKFTDRSRGFAFVEMATSEAAAAAISALNGQPMDGRPLTVNQAKPRPEGGSRSNRGGGFSGNRW; via the coding sequence ATGAGTCAGCGCATATTCGTAGGGAATCTTCCCTTCAGCGCTACCGAAGAACAGCTCACCGAGCTGTTCAGCAAGCATGGCGAAGTCGTCTCGGCTTCGATTGTGAAGGACAAGTTCACCGACCGTTCCCGAGGATTCGCCTTCGTGGAGATGGCTACCAGTGAGGCGGCAGCCGCGGCAATTTCTGCCCTCAACGGCCAACCGATGGATGGCCGGCCGCTCACCGTGAATCAGGCCAAACCAAGGCCTGAGGGCGGTTCGCGCTCAAACCGCGGTGGCGGGTTCAGCGGCAACCGCTGGTAA